One genomic region from Rhizomicrobium palustre encodes:
- a CDS encoding sensor histidine kinase has translation MNYSPPWPEQELSPDSLFGALMRTAVDGIMVIDETGLIQAYNAACVRLFQYNENEVLGHNVRMLMPEPYRKQHDSYISNYKRTGQARILGIGREVSGQRRDGSVFPMYLSVGEGLLYGKRVFVGIVHDLSALYGEREAYEARLLSLREELVHVARVSELGQVSAGIAHELNQPLAAMLNYANAAKRFAAAGKPEDMEKVHGVLTKVAEQAERAGQIVRRMRDFLEKRAATRGFEDVVVIAEDAMALGLIGARAANVTAHFKAEPALPPVMVDRVQIQQVLVNLLRNAVEAMSQSEKRELTLAVTRLANGRVEVTVKDSGHGIADDIARQLFKPFVTTKEHGMGIGLAISKSIIEAHGGELTAEPNPGGGTIFRFSVPTVE, from the coding sequence ATGAATTACAGCCCTCCCTGGCCAGAACAGGAACTTTCCCCCGACAGCCTGTTCGGGGCCCTGATGCGCACCGCCGTCGACGGCATCATGGTGATCGACGAGACCGGTCTGATCCAAGCCTATAACGCAGCCTGCGTGCGCCTCTTCCAGTATAACGAGAATGAGGTTTTGGGGCATAACGTCCGTATGCTGATGCCCGAGCCCTATCGCAAGCAGCACGACAGCTATATCAGCAATTACAAACGTACCGGACAGGCGCGCATCCTGGGGATAGGGCGCGAGGTTTCCGGCCAGCGCCGCGATGGCAGCGTGTTTCCGATGTATCTCTCCGTCGGCGAAGGCCTGCTCTATGGCAAGCGCGTCTTTGTCGGCATCGTGCACGATCTTTCCGCGCTTTATGGCGAGCGCGAGGCCTATGAGGCGCGCCTGCTCTCCTTGCGCGAGGAGCTGGTGCACGTGGCCCGCGTCAGCGAGCTTGGACAGGTCTCCGCAGGCATCGCCCATGAGCTTAACCAGCCGCTCGCCGCGATGCTGAACTATGCCAATGCCGCCAAGCGCTTTGCCGCCGCTGGCAAGCCTGAGGACATGGAGAAGGTCCACGGCGTGCTCACCAAAGTCGCCGAGCAAGCCGAGCGCGCTGGCCAGATCGTCCGGCGGATGCGCGACTTCCTGGAAAAGCGCGCTGCCACGCGTGGCTTCGAAGACGTGGTGGTGATCGCCGAAGACGCCATGGCGCTGGGGCTGATAGGGGCGCGCGCCGCCAACGTAACAGCGCATTTCAAAGCCGAGCCAGCCCTGCCGCCGGTGATGGTGGACCGGGTGCAAATCCAGCAGGTGCTAGTGAACCTTTTGCGCAATGCCGTGGAAGCGATGAGCCAGAGCGAGAAACGCGAGCTGACGCTGGCGGTGACGCGGCTTGCCAATGGGCGGGTGGAAGTCACGGTCAAGGACAGCGGGCACGGCATCGCCGACGACATCGCGCGGCAGCTTTTCAAGCCTTTTGTCACCACCAAGGAACATGGCATGGGCATTGGGCTCGCGATCTCCAAATCGATCATCGAAGCCCATGGCGGC